The following are encoded in a window of Loxodonta africana isolate mLoxAfr1 chromosome Y, mLoxAfr1.hap2, whole genome shotgun sequence genomic DNA:
- the LOC100656748 gene encoding probable bifunctional dTTP/UTP pyrophosphatase/methyltransferase protein isoform X2, producing MHVKDLRTPDVVIGADTIVTVGGLILEKPVDKQDAYRMLSRLNGKEHSVFTGVAIVHCSSAGDWLETKVLEFHEETKVKFSELSEELIWEYIHSGEPMDKAGGYGIQALGGMLVERVSGDFLNVAGFPLNHFCKKLAELYCPLPHEAVRRVEHDSIPSVDTFEDLSNEEGSGQGKAGGDRTEAACNSTVETSPPFPTELLDLIKGFRRSKVLFTACKLKVFDTLKNGAVLTAEDVAGKINASVCGTEQLLDACAALGLLERTERGYGNTELASLYLVSEGEHSLHGFVTHYNDHIWDLFTHLESAVQEGTNQFHRVSRRRADDSFKDSFYPSKEAQLQFTRAMHDLTKLGAHAVATAFDLSGFTSACDLGGCTGALAHRLVQEYPHLKVTVFDLPEIIELAPSFQPVGQQAARISFMPGDFFKDRLPEAELYILSGIIHDWPDDKVHQLLSKVSECCKPGGGLLVAEALLDEEQRTLRGAWVQSLNVLLQTPGCGRSGEEYRRLLMAHGFQDVRVVHTGGLLDAVLATR from the exons aaggACTTGCGCACCCCCGATGTGGTCATCGGCGCGGACACGATCGTG ACGGTGGGGGGCCTGATCCTGGAGAAGCCGGTGGACAAGCAGGATGCCTACCGCATGCTCTCAAG GTTAAACGGGAAGGAACACAGCGTGTTTACAGGTGTTGCGATTGTCCACTGCTCCAGCGCAG GTGATTGGTTGGAAACCAAAGTCTTGGAATTTCACGAGGAAACCAAAGTGAAGTTCTCGGAGCTGTCTGAGGAGCTGATATGGGAGTACATCCACAGTGGGGAGCCCAT GGACAAGGCAGGTGGCTACGGCATCCAGGCGCTGGGCGGCATGTTGGTGGAGCGTGTCAGCGGGGACTTCCTCAACGTGGCGGGCTTCCCGTTGAACCACTTCTGCAAGAAGCTGGCCGAGCTGTACTGCCCGCTGCCCCACGAGGCCGTGCGGCGCGTCGAGCACGACTCCATCCCGTCCGTTGACACCTTCGAGGACCTGAGTAACGAGGAGGGCAGTGGCCAGGGGAAGGCGGGCGGCGACCGGACAGAGGCCGCCTGCAACAGCACAGTGGAGACCTCGCCCCCATTTCCCACAGAACTTCTGGACCTCATCAAGGGCTTCAGACGTTCCAAG GTCCTGTTCACGGCCTGCAAGCTGAAGGTGTTTGACACCCTAAAGAACGGAGCTGTCCTGACGGCTGAGGATGTCGCCGGCAAAATCAATGCCTCGGTGTGTGGAACGGAGCAGCTACTGGACGCCTGCGCTGCACTGGGGCTTCTGGAGAGAACGGAGCGAG GTTATGGCAACACAGAGTTGGCGAGCCTGTACCTGGTGTCGGAGGGCGAGCACTCTCTGCATGGCTTTGTCACGCATTACAATGACCACATATGGGACCTCTTCACGCACCTGGAATCCGCCGTCCAAGAGGGCACAAACCAGTTCCACCGAGTTTCCAGGAGGAGGGCGGACGACTCATTCAAG GACTCCTTCTACCCAAGCAAGGAGGCACAGCTGCAGTTCACGCGTGCCATGCACGACCTCACCAAGCTGGGTGCACACGCCGTGGCCACGGCCTTCGACCTGTCCGGCTTCACCTCCGCCTGTGACCTGGGAG GCTGCACGGGGGCCCTGGCCCACAGGCTTGTCCAGGAGTACCCGCACCTAAAGGTGACCGTGTTCGACCTCCCAGAGATCATCGAGCTCGCCCCGAGCTTCCAACCTGTCGGACAACAGGCAGCTCGGATCAGCTTCATGCCAG GTGACTTTTTCAAAGACAGGCTCCCTGAAGCGGAACTGTATATTCTTTCTGGAATTATCCACGACTGGCCCGATGACAAAGTGCATCAGTTACTGAGCAAAGTCTCCGAGTGCTGCAAGCCAG GCGGTGGGCTCCTGGTGGCAGAAGCCCTCCTGGACGAGGAGCAGCGGACCTTGAGGGGCGCCTGGGTGCAGTCGCTGAACGTGCTGCTGCAGACCCCAGGCTGCGGGCGCAGTGGGGAGGAATACAGGCGCCTGCTGATGGCACACGGCTTCCAGGACGTGCGCGTGGTGCACACGGGGGGCCTGCTGGACGCCGTCCTCGCCACGCGGTGA
- the LOC100655324 gene encoding ADP/ATP translocase 3, with protein sequence MTEQAISFAKDFLAGGIAAAISKTAVAPIERVKLLLQVQHASKQIAADKQYKGIVDCIVRIPKEQGVLSFWRGNLANVIRYFPTQALNFAFKDKYKQVFLGGVDKHTQFWRYFAGNLASGGAAGATSLCFVYPLDFARTRLAADVGKSGAEREFKGLGDCLVKITKSDGVRGLYQGFNVSVQGIIIYRAAYFGIYDTAKGMLPDPKNTHIVISWMIAQTVTAVAGVVSYPFDTVRRRMMMQSGRKGADIMYTGTIDCWRKIFKDEGGKAFFKGAWSNVLRGMGGAFVLVIYDELKKVI encoded by the exons ATGACGGAACAGGCCATCTCCTTCGCCAAGGACTTCCTGGCGGGCGGCATCGCCGCCGCCATCTCCAAGACGGCCGTGGCCCCCATCGAGCGGGTCAAGCTGCTGCTGCAG GTGCAGCACGCCAGCAAGCAGATCGCGGCCGACAAGCAGTACAAGGGCATCGTGGACTGCATCGTGCGCATCCCCAAGGAGCAAGGCGTGCTGTCCTTCTGGCGGGGCAACCTGGCCAACGTCATCCGCTACTTCCCCACCCAGGCCCTCAACTTCGCCTTCAAGGACAAGTACAAGCAGGTCTTCCTGGGCGGGGTGGACAAGCACACGCAGTTCTGGCGGTACTTCGCTGGCAACCTGGCCTCCGGAGGGGCAGCCGGCGCCACCTCCCTCTGCTTCGTCTACCCGCTGGATTTCGCCAGGACCCGCCTGGCGGCCGATGTTGGCAAGTCTGGCGCGGAGCGCGAGTTCAAGGGCCTGGGAGACTGTCTGGTGAAGATCACCAAGTCGGACGGTGTCCGTGGCCTGTACCAGGGCTTCAACGTCTCTGTCCAGGGGATAATCATCTACCGGGCCGCCTACTTCGGCATCTATGATACGGCCAAAG GCATGCTCCCCGACCCCAAGAACACACACATTGTCATCAGCTGGATGATTGCCCAGACTGTGACGGCTGTGGCCGGCGTCGTCTCCTACCCCTTCGACACCGTGCGGCGGCGTATGATGATGCAGTCGGGGCGCAAAGGAG ctGACATCATGTACACCGGGACCATTGACTGCTGGCGGAAGATCTTCAAGGACGAGGGTGGCAAGGCCTTCTTCAAGGGTGCCTGGTCCAACGTCCTGAGGGGCATGGGTGGGGCCTTCGTGCTGGTCATCTATGACGAGCTCAAGAAGGTCATCTAG